A genomic window from Salvelinus namaycush isolate Seneca chromosome 21, SaNama_1.0, whole genome shotgun sequence includes:
- the LOC120065809 gene encoding secreted frizzled-related protein 5-like has protein sequence MDLLTLTLALLVLLTPAWGFDMGQSTRCVPIPHQMSVCQDVGYSEMRLPNFLGHSSLESEVVPRSEDWRPLLQTGCHPHAQAFLCSLIAPVCLDTFFQPCRSLCVAVRDSCAPVLACQGHVWPEALDCDRFPAQEDMCLTPHPKHSNSHLAKALPQPACQACPSVEEHPTLKTVLDALCQDDFAVTAKLSRRRRPSGEPEFEVEGRVEFIRQGPLLPYDTQHLLQQWLLINLRCANALVRPGRAQLYLLTGAVQPEGTLALTRLFPWHKKDHGIAVATRKWKHHKC, from the exons ATGGATCTCCTCACCTTAACCCTGGCTCTCTTGGTTCTCCTGACCCCAGCCTGGGGCTTCGACATGGGCCAGTCGACCCGGTGCGTGCCCATCCCCCACCAGATGAGTGTGTGCCAGGACGTGGGCTACTCAGAGATGAGGCTGCCAAACTTCCTGGGCCACAGCAGCCTGGAGAGCGAAGTGGTTCCCCGCTCGGAGGACTGGAGACCCCTGCTGCAGACTGGCTGCCATCCCCATGCCCAAGCCTTCCTCTGCTCCCTCATCGCCCCCGTCTGCCTCGACAC GTTTTTCCAGCCGTGCCGTAGCCTGTGCGTGGCCGTCAGGGACAGCTGTGCTCCAGTACTGGCCTGTCAGGGCCACGTCTGGCCAGAGGCGCTGGACTGTGACCGTTTCCCTGCCCAGGAGGACATGTGTCTGACCCCCCACCCCAAACACAGCAACAGCCACCTCGCCAAAGCATTGCCTCAGCCTGCATGCCAAGCCTGTCCTTCCGTGGAGGAGCACCCTACACTGAAGACAGTTCTGGACGCTCTGTGCCAGGATGACTTTG CTGTAACAGCCAAGCTGTCTCGCCGGCGCCGGCCCTCGGGGGAGCCAGAGTTTGAGGTGGAGGGTCGGGTGGAGTTTATCCGCCAGGGCCCCCTGCTTCCCTACGacacccagcacctcctccagcaGTGGCTGCTCATTAACCTACGGTGTGCCAACGCCCTAGTCCGGCCCGGCCGCGCCCAGCTCTACCTGCTGACTGGGGCGGTGCAGCCAGAAGGCACCCTGGCCCTCACCCGCCTCTTCCCCTGGCACAAGAAGGACCACGGCATCGCAGTGGCCACACGCAAGTGGAAGCACCACAAGTGTTGA